GCTTGCCGAACTCGTTGCCGGAGATCAGCAGCACCACGTCGGCGCCGGCGAAGGCCCGCTCCAGGCTCGCCGGGTCGCTGTAGTCGGCGGCACGCACCCGCACGCCCAGACCGGACGCCTTCTCCGGGCTGCGGACGGCCGCGGCGACCTGGTCCGCGGGGACCCGCTCGAGCAGGGACTCGACGACCAGCGCGCCCAGCCCGCCGGTGGCTCCGGTGATGACGATCATGGCGATCTCCTCGCGGTGCGGCGCGGGCCGATCCCGCGCTCACCGATGAGCTTGTACTAACTTTTGGTTAGCGCCAACTTCTAGTTAGTACTATCACATTCGGTTGTGCTGTACCCCGGGGTACGGTCAAGGGCATGGACGCCCACCAGCAGCTCCTCGCTGACGTCTTCGACAGGGCGTGCCCCTCGCGGGACGCGTTGGAGCACGTCACCGGGCGCTGGGGAATCCTGGCGATGATGGCGCTGACCGAGGGCACCTTCCGGTTCAACGCACTGCGCCGCCGGGTCGACGGGATCAGCGAGAAGATGCTCTCCCAGACGCTGCAGGCGTTGGAGCGCGACGGTTTCGTGCACCGCGAGGCGCAGCCGGTGATCCCGCCGAAGGTGGAGTACAGCCTGACGCCGCTCGGCGAGCAGACCGCGGAGAAGCTGTTCGCGCTCGTCCGGTTCGTCGAGGAGCGGCTGCCGGAGATCATGAGCGCGCGGCGGGCCTACGACGAGGTGAAGGGCTGAGACGACACGAAGGGCTGGAGCCCCCACAGCTCCAGCCCTCCGAGTTCAGCGCTCCCAGGAGGAGAAGCTCCGGAAGCCGTAGAGCAGCGGATCGTCCTCGCGCTGGCCGACGTCGACCACCTTGCCGATGACGATCGCGTGGTCCTCCGCCACGTGCACGTCGCCCACCACGCACTCCGCCGTGGCGAAGGCGTCCTCGACCAGCAGCGGCGCGCCGACCTGGGCCGAGGGCCGCCACGGCAGGCGGGAGAACCGGTCCGGTGCCGCGGAGGAGAACAGCTCGGCGGCACGCTTTCCCTTGCTGTGCAACAGGTTCACCGCGAAGCCACCGCCGTCGCGGACCGCGGCGAACGTCCCGCTGCGCAGGTTGAGGCAGACCAGCAGCGTCGGCGGGTCGGCCGCGACGCTGGTCAGCGACGTGCAGGTCATCCCGTGCGGCGCGCCGTCGGCGTCCAGCGCCGTGATGACCGCGACCCCGCTGGGGAAGGCGCTCATCAGGTCGCGGAACGCCTGGACGGCGGTGACGTCGCGGGAAACCGGTGCGGCAGTCACGGTTCAGCCGTTGATCGAGTCGATGTACTCGTAGCAGGTGGGCAGGTTCTCCACCAGCTCCTTGGCTTCCGCGGCCAGCCGTTCGAACTCGGCGTTGGCGTTGACCGGGTCGATGTGCGCCAGCGCGGGGCGCGGGTGCTCCGGCCGCAGGCCGAGCCCGAGCGTCATGGTGATCCACGAGTAGGACTCGAACCCGTGGTAGTGCGGGTACATCGCGGACTCGTCGATGAGCAGCGAACGCGCGTACTCCATCCGCGGGACCAGGCCCTCGGGGATCGCCCGGAGCTTGGTCTCCTTCCAGTACGGGGTGTCCTCGCGTTTGGTGGCCCGGTAGTGCAGGACCAGGAACTCCTTCACGCCGTCGATGACGCGGGCGACCTTGGTGTTGTAGGCGTCGGCCAGGCCCGGGTCCCAGCGCTCGTCCGGGAAGTGCTTCACCAGCTGCTCGATGCCGTGCTGGATGAAGAAGATGCCGGTGGACTCCAGCGGCTCGACGAAGCCGGAGGACAGTCCGATCGCGACCACGTTGTTCACCCAGGAGCGCTGGTTGCGGCCGATCCGCATGCGGATGTGGTTGGCCTCCAGGTGGTCCTGGCCGGGGGCGACCTTCTCGCGCAGCGTGCGCTCGGCCTCCTCCGGCGAGCAGAACTCGTCGGAGTAGACGTAGCCGTGGCCGTTGCGCTTGTACAGCGGAATGGTCCAGATCCACCCCGCGTCCATCGCGGTCGCGGTGGTGTAGGGCTGCATCGTCTTGGCCAGCTCGCCCTCGCGGGGAACCCGCAGCGCCACCGCGCGGTTGTTGGGCAGCACGTCCTGGAAGGACTCGAACTGCTCACCCAGCGTCTGGTTGATCAGGATGCCGCGGAAGCCCGTGCAGTCGACGAAGAGGTCGCCGCGCAGGTCGCCGTTCTCCTTGGTCCTGACGTGGCTGACCCAGCCGCGCTCGTCCTGGCCGATCTCCACCACGTCGTCGGTGACGTGCCTGACGCCTCGCTTGGTGCCGAACTTGGCCAGGAACTTCGCCAGCAGGTCGGCGTCGAAGTGGTAGGCGTAGGGGAACTGCGAGCGCTGTTCGTCCAAAGTGGACCGCCCGAGCGAACCGTCCAGGTTGGACACGAACAGCGAGCCGTCCAGCAGCCGCGGCGAGAGGTTGTTCTCGCACAT
The window above is part of the Allokutzneria albata genome. Proteins encoded here:
- a CDS encoding winged helix-turn-helix transcriptional regulator — translated: MDAHQQLLADVFDRACPSRDALEHVTGRWGILAMMALTEGTFRFNALRRRVDGISEKMLSQTLQALERDGFVHREAQPVIPPKVEYSLTPLGEQTAEKLFALVRFVEERLPEIMSARRAYDEVKG
- a CDS encoding tryptophan halogenase family protein: MIKSVVIVGGGTAGWMTATYLKEAFGDRVDVTLVESKRVGTIGVGEATFSTVRHFFDYLGLDEREWMPECSASYKLAIRFEDWRRKGHHFYHPFERLRVADGFTMADWWLRLGDGGEDFDRHIYLTPTMCENNLSPRLLDGSLFVSNLDGSLGRSTLDEQRSQFPYAYHFDADLLAKFLAKFGTKRGVRHVTDDVVEIGQDERGWVSHVRTKENGDLRGDLFVDCTGFRGILINQTLGEQFESFQDVLPNNRAVALRVPREGELAKTMQPYTTATAMDAGWIWTIPLYKRNGHGYVYSDEFCSPEEAERTLREKVAPGQDHLEANHIRMRIGRNQRSWVNNVVAIGLSSGFVEPLESTGIFFIQHGIEQLVKHFPDERWDPGLADAYNTKVARVIDGVKEFLVLHYRATKREDTPYWKETKLRAIPEGLVPRMEYARSLLIDESAMYPHYHGFESYSWITMTLGLGLRPEHPRPALAHIDPVNANAEFERLAAEAKELVENLPTCYEYIDSING
- a CDS encoding flavin reductase family protein, whose protein sequence is MTAAPVSRDVTAVQAFRDLMSAFPSGVAVITALDADGAPHGMTCTSLTSVAADPPTLLVCLNLRSGTFAAVRDGGGFAVNLLHSKGKRAAELFSSAAPDRFSRLPWRPSAQVGAPLLVEDAFATAECVVGDVHVAEDHAIVIGKVVDVGQREDDPLLYGFRSFSSWER